TGAAGTTTCTTATACTTCCACTGTGGGTCATATCATTTCTTTATTTACTCTTTCGGAAATGAAATTTGTTTTGTCTCTTTTTTTGCTGTTTTCTCTACAAATTTGTTTCTGGCAGTTTAAAAGAATCTCAACTAGTTTCGAATTTGAACTACAAAATGCAGTCCAGGCGTCTAGATTCTGTCAGTCACACCTACTGGATGTTCTATTTTCCTTGTTAACAactgagtctctctctctctctctatctctctataTATGTATTTTGTTCTCCCTATTAACCCTTCAGTGTAAGGGTGGTTTATCATCAACTTGAGTCTTTTAGTTACAAGGTGTGTGTAATCAGTCTAGCTAGCTTGAAAAGTCTTGTTCTAGCCATTTGTTCCATCACCTTATTGCtttcttgatctcaaaaattcttTCCTCATAAGACATAGTAAGGAGTAAACTGTGTACCAATCATTTTTTTCCTTCATGTGCCTGCCTTTTTCTATCTACATCCTTCATATTTTCGGACAATATCAACGTCTTGAGAGCTTGATTATCACACTGAAGTTTCAAGTTGCAAGCTCAATTTCAGCTGATTGATCCTGTTTGGTCAGTTTATAACAGTTTCAAGCTTCAGTTCATACAAAAAAATGTAAACATTTAACACTACCCATTTCTCTTGTGAGATTGATCTTTCCAGTTGTACAAGGATGTAGGTTCAAATTCTACAAAACTCATCCTTTATTATTTTGGCAGATTTGGGCCTTTGGAGGACACCGGAGGATGATCCATTCGTTGCATTGACAGCACTTGTTGTGGAATATCAGTTTGGTGCCCAACTCGGACCATTGTTGTGCAAATACCAACTAGCTCTTGTACAGTAGATTCTGTGGTGTCTTGCCCTTTAAAGCTACGAAGTCCTGCTTCCATGAAGCTCAAGCATCTTGAGATATCAATTTTAGTTGGGGGCACTTGCGTGAGGCAGAGAAAAGGTTGCAAGAAAGCCTATCAGGACTGCCGTGCAACATTTGAATGCTTTGTTGTCATCTGTATTATTATATCCCTgtaactccttcttcttcatattttttgcGAAAAGCAATGTCTTCTGTTGGTATTTTTAGGCTATAGAACGTTGTTGTATCTACCATCCTGTATGTACTCTCATTGGTCTGTACAAGTTGATCTGGAATCTTGACTTAATATTTCGTTTGTTATTTGAACCTTGGAGAGGGTTTGAACTTCGCTGCGAAAATAATAACCTAACAAATACCAGTTAATTAAATGTTGCAAAATGTTTTCATAGGTTATGTCAGTCAGATTTGCATGAAAAGCAAGTAAAACAATCGGGAAGCAACAAATTTTCGTTTTCCTCAGTCAGTTTCTGGTCTTTCGTGCCTGTGACATGGCCAATTTGTAACACTTCTACCACGCTTAACATCCACAGGTGCTCTTCTATTATCCACCTTCCTGCCATCAGCTTGCTTGTATGCAGCTGCATGATGCAAACATCATCATACAGTGACCACTATCAGAATAGTTCATCTATAACAATGATTATAAGGCAGCACTGATTTATGACCATACTTTTCATGTCTCGTGCATGCATGTACTTTATGAAAGCATATCGTCTAGGTTTATTTCTGTTTGTCCGTAACCAGGCGCACCTGAGAAGCTCACCATCAAAGAAAGACATGATTATTGATGCAAAGCCAGCAATACcatatagaataaaaattattatttacgcTATACCAGAtaggaaaatttattttttcccacaagaaaaaattataaataaattaacaaGAGAAAAATGAATCATGTACAATAGGTTTGCCATCTCAATATTGTTTACCAGTTCGGTACTTATATGGTACAATATGGGTGGTATATACGGATACAACAAACCTTGGCATGCATGATAGTAGTGCGAATGTACTAGTCATGAGAGAGAAGAGGATGGTTTTTAATCTTCTTACTGCTTATTTATTGAGCATAAGTAGATCATTATTTTAAATCGCTTCAAATACTGATGTGGATCTTTTGTCATACTTACCATTTGATTGAGAAGCAAGCAGCTTGGCAGCTTCCTGAAATGTAAAAATCGCAACAACTCTCTTAATCAAGATTCATTTTTAAACAGATCAGAAAGTTGAAAGCAATAAGGTAAGGAACAGACCTTTTTCAGTATGGATTCTTTTTTCCATGTTTCTATGCCTTTGAAAAGTGCCTTTGTTAATGTACCTGGCATCAGTCACTCAAATTTAGTATTTTATATGTCTTAAACATAATGTAATTATTTAAAGTTTCCGTAGCAAATTTACAAGCGAGTTGTCTAGAGACACAAGGACcatgaagggaaagaaagaagcaTCTAATTACTGAGATATAGGAAAGCATGAAGACATTTTCATTAATTACTCTAAGATGATTGTCAGAGACAGTTTTTAGAGAAACCACCAAATATGAACTACATGGgcagtaaatatttttttgagccATTGCTTATAAAGTTAGTTTTCATCAAGGGCAACAGTTAGGTTCAGTCAGAAACTCCACTTAAAGTACTAATgcatggaaaaaaaaagagattaaatTTCTTACAAGATCTAAGTGAAAAGATAATGAAGCTTCTGGAGAATTGATTACCAGCAAATGATCATGAAAATTACTaagctgctgataagaaaaatgCTGAGGATATGAATAAATAATTCAGTATTTGGAGACGCGACtgtttttggataaaaaattatcagatcatgGGATTAAAAATGTCAGATGAAAGCTTATAGTGACAGTTAACTGCGGGCTATAGCATGGAATGTGGCGGGAAACATTGGCGCCAATGATTTCCGCGCTTTTCTAGCTTAAAACCGAACGTCCCCCacaaccccccccccctcccccaacCTCCCTCAGAACTCTTCCAACTTGCCTCTCCCGGATCAACATGGCGGCCAACGGCACAACGGAGAACGGCAGCCCCGGAATCCAGGATCCCTCTCTCAAAGTCCCCAAGCTCTCGGAGAACGGTGCCGCCGTGGACCACCACCACCtcactcttcctcttcctctccttaaGGTCAAGAAGCTCTCCCAAAATGCTGTCTTGCCTTCGAGAGCTTCCCCTCTGTCCGCTGGTTACGACCTCTCCAGGTTAAAAACCCTTCCTTTCTTTTGGTCTCTTTCAATCGTGGGAATCGAATCCTAGATCTCCGATACTAAAGTCTCTTGCCTTTTCCCAGCGCCGCTGAAGCGAAAGTCCCCGCTCGAGGGAAAGCTCTTGTTCCCACCGATCTCAGCATTGCCATTTCGGAAGGGACCTACGCCCGCATCGGTAATCCCTTTTTCTTTTAATGTTTGGTTTAAACATTAATCTTCGATGAAGGTTTAATGTTTGGTTCATTCTCTTTCATTATTCATCCTTTTAGTGTTTTTTGTCTTACTGTCAGTAATTAATGGACCATCCAAGAGGCCTTTGAGACCTATCGATCTAGAAACTTTAGTCTTGTGAAATCTCAATTGGATCTAAATTGTGACCAAATCAATTAGGAAAAGAATTGAAATAAAGAATGCAAGTCtattgaaatattttatattcatttcCATGACAACAAACATGCGACAGAGAAAAACAAGGAACAATGTCATTAGAAATAACACATTGCATCACGGTATTTTGGTTCATGATTGGTTTTGTTTTTCTGTTTGAACTAATTGTGTAtgattcataaataaataattttttttttaaaaaaaatctgtttGGTCAAATGATTCTTGCTTAATTTGTTGGTGGAATTTAGAGAATCATTTGGCCAAGggaaaaatagagaagatctgGAGAATATTGTTACCATACCTTCTGAACAAAGGAGAGGTACCAACTGCTTGGGCAAAGTCATGAATGGTAGTTAACATGAGCTCTGCTGTGGATACTGATAACAAATTTTAAAGCCCTAAGTGGACCATATGGGCATCTGTGAGGCCGCGAGTCAAATCGTTCCATTTATCTCTCCCAGTTATCCTCTAACTAAGAGCAAAGCAACCTACTTAAATGTGCTTTCATCATCAAGAAGTGCCAATGGATAGAAGAATGATCTCATGACAATAAAATGCAAGAAAATTTTCTTCCATCCTCTTAGAGCACCAAGCAAAGAAGAATGTAGCAAAGTGCAAGCAGTGTTTCTCAGCTTAAAGCGTAACAGAAAAAAACTATGGATGCAATCATGAATGCATTGTGAAGAGCTATAATGGATAAGAAATGTTATGGAAAAATTGATCTGTAACTCTAGACGGCAGGGAAATTCTTGGGTGCTTCTTGGTTATCTTTCTAAAGTCATTTCATGGGGCAGTTGTTAGACAACCTCTTAGTCAGGTGACCTCTGTTGCACCACCGGAGGggtttcaactttcaataccgGTCTCCTAGTGGAAGGATAAAGAGGCATGGCTTCCATTTGGTCCATATGATTCATATCTTTCTCATGTCTTCACACGCTTATAATGATACCTCCTAATATATACCAAAGACAAGAAGCCAAAGTGAAAGCAAGCATGACATGCATGCGCCCTTGAAGATGAGGTGAGGAACTTCCACCTTTAGGCTGATGATCTAAACCCCTTGCTTATAGTGCAAAACAATACTGCTTTCGCCTTTCTTCCacatctttttattaataatgaCCACATGAATGCAGTTTGTAGTGCTGTTGGTGTGCTGTCTTTATCTCTCCAATATGGTTTTCCAATTGTCTAGAGGTACGATGGTTCATGCTTATTTATGtttcttgatttaattatttggatTAGTAGGTCAAATGCAATATATAGCTATCACTTCTTTTAGATAAGCTGTGCTTGAGCTCGTGCTTGTTTCACACGATGCGCATCAAGGGTTACATATCATACTGAACCAGGCGGTATAGGGCATGCTGTATGGTATTGGCACATGGTATTGGGATGTGCAGACACTCGATATGCCGAACCAGCTCCGTACCAATGTAGTAACGGATTGGCACTGGTATGGAGCCTTGAGATGGTGAACCTTGATGCACATATTTTATTTTGAGAACAAGGTCACTGCAAATAATGAAGAACAAAATCTATTCGGAATCATTTGTAAGTcgtagaaattaaaaaaaactgTTGATAATAAGAACATTTTGTGAACAGGAATGACCCATAAATCCATAGTAAATATCTTTTGTATCAAATGTTGTTTTTGCATTCTTGCAAATTTCTTGGCCCGGAATTTtatttcttaaatcttctagtTTTTTGTTTTCTAGACCAGTCATCTTTGCTTGATGAAGAACAGCTTTGCTAATAAAACTAATCATCTTTAGGGGAATAAAAGTTCAAATGCCAGAAGGTCTATAAGATTCTTTGCCAAATTATGTACTACAGATTATAAATGTTTTTTCCTATCCTGGATCACCatatattgaaaaatgatgaGATAACAATGCAGTTGATTTAAATGTGTGAATATCTGTTTCTTCTTGGTGCTAGTCAAAAATATTTCCTGACATAGTGCAATCCATCTGAACAAAATCTAGCAtgtgttcttgagaagatcatAGAATGGGAAACTTCCAATGCGAAAGAAAAAAAGTTGGAAGAAACAAATAGAAATATAGATTGCATGGATGCATaaggaaaaataaataaagttCAATAGAACAACTAAAGCACAGGACAAATTGATGTTGTTCTGTTCTGTGCATCTTTGCGATAACTATCACTGAGTAAAATCTACCTCCAAATAGAGATAGAGAAGCATTGAGGTTTGTCACACATTTATGGTGTGATGTCAAG
This genomic window from Elaeis guineensis isolate ETL-2024a chromosome 13, EG11, whole genome shotgun sequence contains:
- the LOC140853186 gene encoding deoxyuridine 5'-triphosphate nucleotidohydrolase-like, whose protein sequence is MAANGTTENGSPGIQDPSLKVPKLSENGAAVDHHHLTLPLPLLKVKKLSQNAVLPSRASPLSAGYDLSSAAEAKVPARGKALVPTDLSIAISEGTYARIVCSAVGVLSLSLQYGFPIV